In Aquiflexum balticum DSM 16537, a single genomic region encodes these proteins:
- a CDS encoding alkane 1-monooxygenase, with the protein MKHLKKIGFYSAFILPVLLVVGFYLGGWNMLIIHAFVFILVPLMDYLIKTDKSNVPEGEISAVSKEKFYSMVTFVWVYVQLGILVWGFSVISSKTLSFAEWLAFSTGMALVTGGIGITVAHELGHKSEKLEQFYAKVLLMTVCYMHFFIEHNRGHHVRVATPDDPATSRFGETFYSFWWRSVKDGFFSAIHLEEERLQKKGVSFWSVQNQMIQFILAPILFIGFFTMVFSQIQNRFTWEVPVFFFVQSFFAFSLLELVNYIEHYGMSRKQLSNGRYEKVTPLHSWNASHMVSNFLLFQLQRHSDHHAFAYKRYQILNHYDESPQLPQGYSAMIILALFPALWFQVMDKRLEEWKRKTWVDR; encoded by the coding sequence ATGAAGCATTTGAAAAAAATCGGATTTTATTCTGCATTTATTCTCCCTGTTTTGTTGGTGGTTGGATTTTACTTGGGAGGATGGAATATGTTGATCATTCATGCATTTGTATTCATCCTCGTTCCACTCATGGATTACCTGATTAAAACCGATAAGTCAAATGTTCCCGAAGGTGAGATTTCAGCAGTTTCAAAAGAAAAATTTTACAGCATGGTTACATTCGTTTGGGTATATGTTCAACTAGGTATATTGGTATGGGGATTTTCTGTAATATCTTCAAAAACGCTATCCTTTGCTGAGTGGCTCGCTTTCAGTACCGGTATGGCCTTGGTAACAGGAGGAATAGGAATTACCGTTGCTCATGAATTGGGGCATAAGTCAGAAAAATTGGAACAGTTCTATGCAAAGGTTCTCCTAATGACGGTATGTTACATGCACTTTTTCATAGAACATAATCGAGGTCACCATGTGCGTGTTGCGACACCTGATGATCCGGCTACCAGTAGATTTGGAGAGACATTCTATAGTTTTTGGTGGAGGTCGGTGAAGGATGGGTTTTTCAGTGCAATCCATTTAGAAGAAGAGAGGTTGCAGAAAAAAGGTGTTTCTTTCTGGTCTGTCCAAAATCAAATGATTCAATTTATTTTAGCACCAATACTTTTTATTGGATTTTTCACCATGGTTTTTTCTCAGATTCAAAACAGGTTTACTTGGGAGGTACCGGTTTTCTTTTTTGTGCAGAGCTTTTTTGCTTTCAGTCTTTTGGAATTGGTCAATTATATAGAGCATTATGGCATGTCCCGAAAGCAATTGTCAAATGGGCGATATGAAAAAGTCACCCCATTACATTCCTGGAATGCCAGTCATATGGTCAGCAATTTCCTGTTATTTCAGTTGCAGCGGCATTCAGATCATCATGCTTTTGCCTACAAGCGCTATCAGATTCTCAACCATTATGATGAAAGCCCTCAATTGCCGCAGGGCTATTCCGCCATGATCATTTTGGCCTTGTTTCCGGCTTTGTGGTTTCAGGTGATGGATAAAAGGTTGGAGGAGTGGAAGCGTAAGACTTGGGTAGATAGGTAA
- a CDS encoding vWA domain-containing protein, which translates to MNPNNISDFFSLFWFYPETFRSFEWENLWALHLIWIAPLIILLRKFIKFLKNPVLELSLPGSVSQNNPWTYLRLIPGLFFVLAVWLMVIALARPQKTNERVEQYTEGIDIMLVMDISESMDLQDFKPNRLESAKQTATDFINGRFGDRIGVVIFSGEAYSLAPLTNDYPLLTDLIKDISFNMMDAKGTAIGSALAAGTNRIRESDSKSKVMILLSDGENNAGNVDPLYAAQLASAMDIKIYTIAVGKDGMVPYGVDFFGRPQMIESYLDETTLREIARIGEGKFFRASDGNALEEIFDQINEMEKAEIIESRYKETVDYYRVYLFWGIILILIWLGLKSSFFNNFLLD; encoded by the coding sequence ATGAACCCAAATAATATTTCAGATTTTTTTTCTTTGTTTTGGTTTTACCCTGAGACTTTCCGCTCTTTTGAATGGGAAAATTTATGGGCGCTTCATCTGATTTGGATAGCTCCGCTTATAATATTATTGAGAAAATTTATCAAGTTTCTGAAAAACCCGGTATTGGAACTTTCATTGCCCGGTTCAGTTTCTCAAAATAATCCCTGGACATATCTCAGGTTAATTCCCGGATTGTTTTTCGTTCTTGCAGTCTGGCTGATGGTCATCGCACTGGCAAGGCCGCAAAAAACCAACGAAAGGGTGGAGCAGTATACAGAAGGAATTGATATCATGCTGGTCATGGATATTTCTGAATCCATGGATCTGCAGGACTTCAAACCCAATAGACTGGAATCTGCCAAACAAACGGCCACAGATTTTATCAATGGCCGTTTTGGGGATCGGATCGGAGTAGTGATTTTTTCGGGGGAAGCGTATTCTTTGGCTCCCCTGACCAATGACTATCCCTTGCTTACAGACCTCATCAAAGATATTTCATTCAATATGATGGATGCCAAGGGTACTGCTATTGGAAGTGCGCTGGCAGCAGGAACCAATAGAATCAGGGAATCTGATTCCAAAAGTAAGGTGATGATTCTGCTCAGTGATGGAGAAAACAATGCTGGCAACGTGGACCCTTTATATGCCGCACAATTAGCGTCTGCCATGGATATAAAGATATATACCATAGCTGTCGGTAAAGACGGAATGGTACCTTATGGCGTGGATTTCTTTGGAAGACCCCAAATGATCGAAAGCTATTTGGACGAAACTACTTTGAGGGAAATTGCCAGAATAGGTGAAGGTAAATTTTTCCGTGCCTCAGACGGCAATGCTTTGGAAGAGATCTTTGATCAGATCAATGAAATGGAAAAAGCCGAAATCATTGAATCCCGATACAAGGAAACCGTGGACTATTACAGGGTTTATCTGTTTTGGGGAATAATTTTGATTCTGATTTGGCTGGGATTGAAGAGTTCCTTCTTTAATAATTTCCTATTGGATTAA
- a CDS encoding DUF58 domain-containing protein, whose protein sequence is MNQILKKLRRYEIMIRKVVNNQLQGDYQSVFKGAGLEFDDLRPYQYGDDVRTIEWKVSAKGHGTFVKTFKEDKDQSVYFLLDISGSQDIGELGKKKIDSSKEIAGVLTLAAIYEGSQVGLISFSDQKEKILLPGKGPKQGVKIIQGIFGHENKSLKTNLNDMFTFALNLIKKRSIIIVVSDFIDEGYERPFKALADKHDLIAIQITDPRESALPSLGIIPIYDKEQGKTTWVNTAFGSFSRKILDTFTSERDHLKNICKKNQINYLGISTKDDIVLPLVELFKNRNRSMKRG, encoded by the coding sequence ATGAATCAGATTCTAAAGAAATTACGCCGGTACGAAATCATGATCCGAAAGGTGGTGAACAATCAGCTCCAAGGCGATTACCAATCGGTTTTCAAGGGAGCTGGTTTGGAGTTTGATGATCTTCGACCCTATCAATATGGAGATGACGTACGGACGATAGAATGGAAGGTCTCTGCAAAAGGACATGGCACCTTTGTCAAAACATTTAAAGAAGATAAGGACCAATCAGTTTATTTTTTGCTTGACATCAGCGGTTCTCAGGATATAGGGGAATTAGGGAAGAAAAAAATTGACAGCAGTAAGGAAATTGCCGGAGTACTAACTTTGGCGGCTATCTATGAGGGCAGTCAGGTCGGATTGATTTCTTTTTCAGATCAAAAAGAAAAAATCTTACTCCCCGGAAAAGGACCGAAACAAGGTGTCAAAATCATACAGGGAATCTTTGGACATGAAAACAAATCATTGAAGACCAATCTTAATGATATGTTTACCTTTGCATTGAATCTGATTAAAAAACGCAGTATCATTATTGTCGTTTCTGATTTTATAGATGAGGGATATGAGCGGCCCTTCAAGGCATTGGCGGATAAGCATGATCTTATTGCCATTCAGATTACCGATCCTAGGGAATCCGCTTTACCTTCTTTGGGGATTATTCCCATATATGACAAAGAACAAGGAAAAACTACTTGGGTAAATACTGCATTTGGTAGTTTTTCAAGAAAAATCTTGGATACATTTACCTCAGAAAGAGACCACTTGAAAAACATATGTAAAAAAAACCAAATAAATTATTTGGGAATCAGTACCAAGGATGATATCGTTTTACCTTTAGTAGAATTATTCAAAAACCGTAACAGATCAATGAAACGTGGGTAG
- a CDS encoding DUF4296 domain-containing protein, with the protein MKNKLILLLSFFVLLSCGENKLSEDILDEDKMVEVLVDIHMTEGLVSTFPIHYDSSRLLYPYFETEIFKKHGISDSVFKKSLEFYLRDIKVMDRLYARTIDSLHVKEKSRIE; encoded by the coding sequence GTGAAAAATAAACTTATCCTTCTATTATCGTTTTTTGTTCTTCTATCCTGTGGTGAAAACAAGCTTTCGGAAGATATCCTCGACGAGGATAAAATGGTTGAAGTCCTTGTTGATATCCATATGACAGAGGGACTCGTCAGTACATTTCCTATCCATTACGATTCTTCCAGATTGCTTTATCCCTATTTTGAAACTGAGATTTTTAAAAAACATGGGATTTCCGATTCAGTTTTTAAAAAGAGCCTGGAATTTTATTTACGTGACATCAAGGTCATGGATAGATTATACGCCAGAACCATAGATTCCCTTCATGTAAAAGAAAAATCCAGAATTGAGTAA
- a CDS encoding endonuclease MutS2 — MLYPKNIEEKINFIKIRELLKEECSGPLGVDFVQKMSFSKDPNLVAKLLTQTDEFKKIIESGELFPSSNFTNIYPYLEKARIEYNFLYEEEFHEIRLSLFTLSRCIDFFRDHEEDYPNLFQLLGLVNLDNTLLKAIERIIDEKGKVRNNASQELSLIRSQILYEENRLRKVLDRIFREAKAKGLTPEDASVTIRGGRMVIPVLAENKRKIKGFIHDESATGQTVFLEPAEVLDINNELKDLEYMERREIQKILTQLTDQLRPNIPELRRAYHFLGMVDFIRAKAKFAIKTGSSKPTLSKTRQMEWYNARHPLLESALKQAGKKIVPLTIQLDHNRRLLVISGPNAGGKSVTLKTVAMVQYMLQCGLLIPLDSHSVCTLFDNFFIDIGDEQNIENDLSTYSSHLMSMKFFTEFANKKTIVFIDEFGTGTEPQFGGAIAEGILLALNQLGTYGVITTHYGNLKQISSRSQGLVNGAMRYDVDKLEPLYQLDIGKPGSSFALEIASKIGISKDIIAYAKEQIGEERVKYDKMLNKLENQVTKYDQLVNENQRKERLLDQRMKEYTQLKETIDQNKKKYIQEAKAEAKALLDQVNKKIETTIRTIKENKADKEVAKAARVEIEELKKRIKPEKTIIHDPVIKVIGGEIHVGDFVRVKDNGAVAEVLAIRKKEAEVSIGELKSTVKLTRLEKISNTEMKKEKKTYSKRIGFDTNSKMLDFSPNLDIRGKRGEEILPVVQSFLDDGYMLGLKDLRIVHGKGDGILREITRNLLKGMSQVAKMEDEHADRGGAGVTLVTLKG, encoded by the coding sequence ATGCTTTATCCAAAAAATATAGAAGAAAAAATCAACTTCATCAAAATCAGAGAGCTTCTAAAAGAAGAGTGTTCTGGGCCTTTAGGAGTTGATTTTGTCCAAAAAATGAGCTTTTCCAAAGATCCGAATCTTGTGGCCAAGCTTTTGACCCAAACAGATGAGTTCAAAAAGATCATCGAATCAGGTGAGTTGTTCCCCTCCTCGAATTTTACCAATATTTACCCCTATCTCGAAAAGGCCAGAATTGAATACAATTTTCTTTATGAAGAAGAATTTCATGAAATCAGATTGTCTCTCTTTACGCTTAGCAGATGCATTGATTTTTTCAGGGATCATGAAGAAGACTATCCGAATCTATTCCAGCTTTTAGGTTTGGTAAATCTGGACAATACCTTGTTAAAGGCAATTGAAAGGATCATTGACGAAAAAGGTAAAGTCAGGAACAATGCCTCGCAGGAATTGTCTCTTATCAGGTCGCAGATTCTATACGAAGAAAACAGATTGAGAAAAGTTCTGGACAGGATATTCAGAGAGGCAAAGGCCAAAGGACTTACTCCTGAGGACGCCTCTGTGACCATAAGAGGCGGTAGAATGGTGATTCCTGTTCTGGCCGAAAACAAAAGAAAAATCAAAGGATTCATCCATGATGAGTCTGCAACGGGTCAGACGGTTTTTCTTGAACCGGCAGAAGTTTTGGATATCAATAATGAGCTGAAAGATCTTGAATATATGGAGCGTAGAGAGATTCAGAAGATTCTCACTCAGCTCACCGATCAGCTTAGACCAAACATTCCCGAATTAAGGAGGGCCTATCATTTTTTAGGAATGGTTGATTTTATTAGGGCAAAAGCAAAGTTTGCCATCAAAACAGGTTCTTCCAAACCCACGCTATCCAAAACCAGGCAGATGGAGTGGTACAACGCCCGACATCCGCTGCTTGAATCAGCCTTAAAGCAAGCAGGCAAAAAAATCGTCCCTTTGACTATCCAATTGGACCATAACCGAAGACTTTTGGTTATTTCAGGCCCAAATGCCGGAGGAAAGTCAGTGACTTTAAAAACAGTAGCTATGGTGCAATATATGCTCCAATGTGGATTGTTGATCCCTTTGGACAGCCATTCGGTCTGTACTTTATTTGATAATTTTTTTATAGATATCGGTGATGAACAGAATATTGAAAACGATCTCAGTACTTACAGCTCTCATTTGATGAGCATGAAATTTTTCACTGAGTTTGCAAATAAAAAGACCATTGTTTTCATAGATGAATTTGGGACAGGTACAGAACCACAGTTTGGTGGGGCCATTGCGGAAGGAATTCTTTTGGCGTTGAATCAACTTGGTACTTATGGGGTGATTACTACCCACTATGGTAACCTAAAGCAAATTTCTTCCAGAAGCCAAGGGTTGGTAAATGGCGCCATGCGTTATGATGTCGATAAATTGGAGCCTTTGTACCAGCTTGATATAGGAAAGCCAGGTAGTTCCTTTGCTTTGGAGATTGCTTCAAAAATCGGGATTTCGAAAGATATCATTGCTTATGCCAAAGAACAGATAGGAGAGGAAAGGGTAAAGTATGACAAAATGCTTAATAAACTGGAGAATCAGGTCACTAAATATGACCAATTGGTCAATGAGAATCAAAGAAAAGAGCGACTTCTTGACCAAAGAATGAAGGAGTACACCCAGCTCAAAGAGACCATAGACCAAAATAAGAAGAAATATATACAAGAAGCCAAAGCAGAGGCGAAAGCACTTCTGGATCAGGTCAACAAAAAAATAGAAACCACAATCCGAACCATAAAAGAAAATAAAGCAGATAAAGAAGTGGCCAAAGCAGCCAGGGTCGAGATCGAGGAACTAAAGAAAAGAATCAAGCCGGAAAAAACAATCATCCATGATCCGGTGATTAAAGTTATTGGAGGAGAGATCCATGTCGGTGATTTTGTAAGAGTTAAGGATAATGGTGCTGTAGCGGAAGTTTTGGCTATTAGAAAAAAGGAAGCTGAAGTAAGTATTGGGGAACTGAAATCAACAGTAAAGCTGACGAGATTGGAAAAAATCTCCAATACTGAAATGAAAAAAGAGAAAAAAACATATTCCAAAAGAATTGGATTTGATACCAATTCAAAAATGTTGGATTTTTCACCTAATCTTGATATCAGAGGGAAAAGAGGAGAAGAAATACTTCCTGTTGTTCAGAGTTTTCTAGACGATGGGTATATGCTTGGACTAAAGGATTTGCGCATTGTTCATGGAAAAGGCGACGGCATATTGAGAGAAATCACCAGGAATCTTTTGAAAGGTATGTCTCAAGTTGCAAAAATGGAAGATGAACATGCAGACCGCGGAGGTGCTGGAGTTACTTTGGTCACTTTAAAGGGATAA
- a CDS encoding ABC transporter ATP-binding protein codes for MKIKLEKASKRFQFDWIFKDISLEIAPFSHWAITGSNGSGKSTFLKCLSGLQPLTEGKITYFFEEKEVSDADIFRHLVMSAPYMELPEEFSLLELINFHFNFKSPKESLSIEDMMDIMYLKEHRNKPVFQFSSGMKQRLKLGLCFFSKVNLILLDEPTSNLDKKGIDWYLHLVKEFSKDKTLFVCSNDPKEYDFCPNQIHIEDFKLKNRL; via the coding sequence ATGAAAATTAAGCTGGAAAAAGCATCGAAAAGATTTCAATTTGATTGGATCTTTAAAGATATTTCCCTTGAAATAGCCCCCTTTTCCCATTGGGCAATAACAGGTAGCAACGGTTCAGGGAAATCGACATTTTTGAAATGTCTTTCTGGCTTACAGCCCCTGACCGAAGGAAAGATCACTTACTTTTTCGAAGAAAAAGAAGTTTCAGATGCTGACATTTTCCGACATCTGGTAATGAGTGCTCCTTATATGGAATTGCCCGAAGAATTTTCTCTACTGGAATTGATTAATTTCCATTTTAATTTCAAATCACCTAAAGAGTCCTTGTCCATTGAAGACATGATGGATATCATGTACCTAAAAGAACATAGAAATAAGCCGGTTTTTCAATTTTCATCAGGAATGAAACAGCGCCTAAAGCTAGGTTTATGTTTTTTTTCAAAAGTTAATTTGATTCTTTTGGATGAACCCACCTCCAATCTGGATAAGAAAGGAATAGACTGGTATTTGCATTTGGTAAAAGAATTTTCGAAGGACAAAACACTTTTTGTCTGTTCCAATGACCCAAAGGAATACGACTTCTGCCCGAATCAAATCCATATTGAGGATTTCAAGCTAAAGAACAGGCTTTGA